Proteins encoded in a region of the Mycoplasma feriruminatoris genome:
- a CDS encoding protein-tyrosine phosphatase family protein, with translation MPCENIIEKIYLGDQFSKRLVNPDKELKISNVFYNILKKDKDEILYQTKNFILTKNKLAINLLDSHDVRDFSDDLFVPAIKFLMQNPIDKTLYTHCQLGISRSASTIFMFLVIKGVIDNNLSFEQALEKYVKDIYPFMKVNLGVYTYLKNNYPFYNIKAKLDTDWKDLK, from the coding sequence ATGCCTTGTGAAAATATCATTGAAAAGATTTATTTAGGTGATCAATTTTCAAAACGATTAGTCAATCCAGATAAAGAATTAAAAATTAGTAATGTTTTTTATAATATTTTAAAAAAAGATAAAGATGAAATATTGTATCAAACTAAAAACTTTATATTAACTAAAAATAAGTTAGCAATTAATTTATTAGATTCTCATGATGTTAGAGATTTTAGTGATGATCTATTTGTTCCAGCAATTAAGTTTTTAATGCAAAATCCAATTGATAAAACTTTATATACTCATTGTCAGTTAGGAATTAGTCGTAGTGCTTCAACTATATTTATGTTTTTAGTAATTAAAGGAGTAATTGATAATAATTTAAGTTTTGAACAAGCTTTAGAAAAATATGTTAAAGATATTTATCCTTTTATGAAAGTTAATTTAGGAGTTTATACATATTTAAAAAATAATTATCCTTTTTATAATATTAAAGCTAAATTAGATACAGATTGAAAGGATCTTAAATAA
- the holA gene encoding DNA polymerase III subunit delta produces MYFFYSEDIFLLNNQVKQTIKELQQKDQYDVVSFSLIQDDFNNIYDNVTNFNFFSSKSIIVINDAYFVTEIKTNFNKNYSLNKLEIMLKNINKNNVIIFTLNSDKFSKKLKIAKYIESNFTTKHLESWTEKQTINYIINYLKNKDKNIDLNLATYIYNLLPNDLQIITNEINKLANLKSDLNLEIIKSNFSKYYNEDIFKLVDAFINNDINLFIKLYRDYILLNDDIIGLISLLDSNLSFYRDVMILKNQFKTDQDISSILKSHIYRVKLAIKNSYDINLLNDKIKIVYKIYKGIINWNINKKTIVEYMLIKNMKG; encoded by the coding sequence ATGTATTTTTTTTATTCTGAAGATATTTTTTTATTAAATAATCAAGTAAAACAAACTATTAAAGAACTACAACAAAAAGATCAATATGATGTAGTTAGTTTTTCTTTAATACAAGATGATTTTAATAATATTTATGATAATGTTACTAACTTTAATTTTTTTAGTTCTAAATCAATTATTGTAATTAATGATGCTTATTTTGTAACTGAAATTAAAACTAATTTTAATAAAAACTATAGTTTAAATAAACTTGAAATAATGTTAAAAAACATTAACAAAAACAATGTAATTATTTTTACTTTAAACTCTGATAAGTTTTCTAAAAAACTAAAAATCGCTAAGTATATTGAATCAAACTTTACTACTAAACATTTAGAAAGTTGAACTGAAAAACAAACTATTAATTACATTATTAATTATTTAAAAAACAAAGATAAAAACATTGATCTAAACTTAGCTACTTATATATATAACTTACTACCAAATGATCTACAAATCATAACTAATGAAATTAATAAATTAGCTAATCTAAAATCAGATCTAAATTTAGAAATAATTAAATCTAATTTTAGTAAGTATTATAATGAAGATATTTTTAAATTAGTAGATGCTTTTATTAATAATGATATTAATTTATTTATTAAACTTTATCGTGATTATATTTTATTAAATGATGATATTATTGGTCTTATAAGTTTATTAGATTCAAATCTAAGTTTTTATAGAGATGTAATGATTTTAAAAAATCAATTTAAAACAGATCAAGATATTTCAAGTATTCTAAAATCACATATTTATAGAGTAAAATTAGCTATCAAGAATTCTTATGATATTAATCTATTAAATGATAAAATTAAAATAGTTTATAAAATTTATAAAGGTATTATTAATTGAAATATCAATAAAAAAACAATTGTTGAATACATGCTTATAAAAAATATGAAAGGATAA
- a CDS encoding cytochrome c oxidase subunit II: MSDKYIPLIVSIILGLFLLVIGIIIYFITKKKKEQNLQVYKSKNSFVSIIATAFIVAGVLVILFGVISPLLNGLRS; encoded by the coding sequence GTGTCAGATAAATACATACCTTTAATAGTTAGTATAATTTTAGGGCTATTTTTACTAGTAATTGGAATAATTATTTACTTTATAACTAAAAAGAAAAAAGAACAAAATCTACAAGTATATAAAAGTAAAAATTCATTTGTTTCAATTATTGCAACAGCATTTATTGTAGCTGGTGTTTTAGTTATTTTATTTGGTGTAATTAGTCCTTTATTAAATGGTTTGCGCAGTTAA
- a CDS encoding BspA family leucine-rich repeat surface protein produces the protein MKKLLTILGSFTLLTIPAFSVVSCNFFNWHAGEEYNPESITNYLQKAKYVGDVNTQIGFFKNKDGQIQIVPFKPTTTKVPTTLPSQITSLKDAFKGLKSSYVDGIQNWDTSKITDMTSVFDTAVEFNQDISNWNTFQVKNMNFMFTRAKKFNQHLSNWKTNNVTSMRGMFKQTEHFNGDISKWDVSKVTDMHSMFHSTKSFDQELKDWKTNSLENISGMFQNAERFNRDLNTWNTQKVTKMENTFQNAKKFNGNIKDWKTNNVTSMKNMFTDAIEFNNDITEWNSEKVKDMSFMFQNAKKFNQDISKWKVSNVENFNGMLRNASDFDKSLNGWNFDKQIASNKKYQFADGTKISSETSKLPTWDKPKTK, from the coding sequence ATGAAAAAATTATTAACAATTTTAGGATCGTTTACCTTACTTACAATTCCTGCTTTTTCTGTTGTAAGTTGTAATTTTTTTAATTGACATGCAGGTGAAGAATATAATCCTGAAAGTATTACAAATTACTTACAAAAAGCAAAATATGTAGGTGATGTTAACACACAAATTGGTTTTTTTAAAAATAAAGATGGTCAAATACAAATAGTTCCGTTTAAACCAACAACAACAAAAGTTCCAACAACTTTACCTAGCCAAATTACTAGTTTAAAAGATGCTTTTAAAGGTTTAAAGAGTTCTTATGTTGATGGAATACAAAACTGAGATACTTCAAAAATAACAGATATGACAAGTGTTTTTGATACTGCTGTTGAATTTAATCAAGATATATCTAATTGAAATACTTTTCAAGTTAAAAATATGAATTTTATGTTCACAAGAGCAAAGAAATTCAATCAACATTTAAGTAATTGAAAAACTAACAATGTAACAAGTATGAGAGGTATGTTTAAACAAACTGAACATTTTAACGGTGATATTTCAAAATGAGATGTATCTAAAGTAACTGATATGCACAGTATGTTTCATTCTACAAAAAGCTTTGATCAAGAATTAAAAGATTGAAAAACAAATTCTTTAGAAAATATCAGTGGTATGTTTCAAAATGCAGAAAGATTTAATAGAGATTTAAATACTTGAAATACTCAAAAAGTTACTAAAATGGAAAATACTTTCCAAAATGCAAAGAAATTTAATGGAAACATCAAAGATTGAAAAACTAATAATGTAACAAGTATGAAAAATATGTTTACTGATGCTATTGAATTCAACAATGACATTACTGAATGAAACTCAGAAAAAGTAAAGGATATGAGTTTTATGTTTCAAAATGCAAAAAAATTCAATCAAGATATTTCAAAATGAAAAGTCTCTAATGTAGAGAATTTTAATGGTATGTTAAGAAATGCAAGTGATTTTGATAAGTCTCTAAATGGTTGAAATTTTGATAAACAAATAGCATCAAATAAAAAATATCAATTTGCTGATGGAACAAAAATAAGTTCAGAAACTAGCAAACTTCCTACTTGAGATAAACCAAAAACTAAATAA
- a CDS encoding PTS transporter subunit EIIC, whose amino-acid sequence MKINFKSKFSSIRASLENFGRAILVPVTVIPILALIASIGYSGQAILASVYTNTKPPTWLSIAVNAIKDLGMIAISNIDFLVAIGLAAGLAKSEKVSAALSGLMAYASIHLATNLMLKIVDPHMLEEPNLYGLKLRFGVMSFQYSAFGGMIAGIVGYLVHKHTYKLKFPEVLSFFGGPKFSPVASTLIGWVVGLYLGFIWTYINTGLKEIGNTWSKLNAFAPFLYGTTNRALNPFGLHHVVNYFLYYTEVGTSWTDKDGKLITGIYAVAIAKLGENVKLTAKDTWIINGTFPTNIFSLTGAALAMYFAIPKENRKVYGTGIISALLPSALSGATEPIEFTFLFTAPLLFVIHIFYTGFTYMFMYLCGFAQVSTRGSGIITWAIVNLINARNIQGFWGLFVIGPIMMVVYFTTFYFMIIKLDFKTPGRDGKTAKLISKKEYKQAKQLEKQTDIKQKETKKDDIDDEFINNIIIGCGGKENIQIMANCVTRLRVTMYDVKKFDKSIVDKTKPYGYKEISNQVQIIYGPKVTTIATLVREKLGIEG is encoded by the coding sequence ATGAAGATAAATTTTAAATCTAAATTTTCTAGTATTAGAGCTAGTTTAGAAAATTTTGGACGAGCAATTTTAGTACCAGTTACAGTAATTCCAATTCTAGCTTTAATTGCAAGTATTGGGTATTCTGGTCAAGCAATTTTAGCTTCAGTTTATACAAATACAAAACCTCCAACATGACTTAGTATTGCTGTTAATGCTATTAAAGATCTTGGAATGATTGCTATTTCAAATATTGATTTTTTAGTAGCAATTGGATTAGCTGCTGGATTAGCAAAATCAGAAAAAGTATCAGCTGCTTTATCTGGATTAATGGCATATGCTTCAATTCATTTAGCAACAAATTTAATGTTAAAAATTGTTGATCCACATATGTTAGAAGAACCTAATTTATATGGTTTAAAGTTAAGATTTGGAGTTATGTCATTTCAATATAGTGCTTTTGGTGGAATGATTGCTGGTATTGTTGGATATTTAGTTCATAAGCACACTTACAAGTTAAAATTTCCTGAAGTACTTTCATTTTTTGGAGGACCTAAATTCTCACCAGTTGCTTCAACTCTAATTGGATGAGTTGTTGGATTATATTTAGGTTTTATTTGAACTTATATAAATACTGGATTAAAAGAAATAGGTAATACTTGATCTAAATTAAATGCCTTTGCTCCGTTTTTATATGGAACAACTAATAGAGCTTTAAATCCATTTGGATTACATCATGTTGTAAATTACTTTTTATACTATACAGAAGTTGGAACTAGTTGAACTGATAAAGATGGAAAATTAATTACTGGTATTTATGCAGTTGCTATTGCAAAACTTGGTGAAAATGTTAAATTAACTGCTAAAGATACTTGAATTATTAATGGGACTTTTCCAACTAATATCTTTAGTTTAACTGGAGCTGCATTAGCTATGTATTTTGCAATTCCAAAAGAAAATAGAAAAGTTTATGGAACTGGAATAATTTCAGCTTTACTTCCTTCAGCTTTATCTGGAGCAACTGAACCTATTGAATTTACATTCTTATTTACTGCTCCTTTATTATTTGTAATTCATATTTTTTATACTGGATTTACTTATATGTTTATGTATTTATGTGGTTTTGCACAAGTTTCAACTAGAGGTAGTGGAATTATTACATGAGCAATTGTTAACTTAATTAATGCTAGAAATATTCAAGGATTTTGAGGATTATTTGTAATTGGTCCTATAATGATGGTTGTTTATTTTACAACATTCTATTTTATGATTATTAAACTAGATTTTAAAACTCCTGGAAGAGATGGAAAAACTGCTAAATTAATTAGTAAAAAAGAATATAAACAAGCAAAACAATTAGAAAAACAAACTGATATAAAACAAAAAGAAACTAAAAAAGATGATATTGATGATGAATTCATTAATAATATCATCATTGGATGTGGTGGAAAAGAAAACATTCAAATTATGGCAAACTGTGTAACTAGATTAAGAGTTACAATGTATGATGTTAAAAAATTTGATAAATCAATTGTTGATAAAACTAAACCTTATGGATATAAAGAAATTTCAAATCAAGTTCAAATTATTTATGGTCCAAAAGTAACAACTATTGCTACTTTAGTTAGAGAAAAACTAGGTATAGAAGGTTAG
- a CDS encoding ATP-binding protein: MEDKNIEYKYDISTKDNSFKREIVAFLNTKGGEIHLGVTDDGQIDKEQILKKRKEWEQTISNWLVDSFSPSVLDFITIYPNSFPFIIKILEGNSKPYCYKTKDNFDFNNIYIRFSSRTVKASAEQIKKMLLQDITTKYDDSPALFKDLTFKYVEEKFEKENIVFNKNALSLINRDGVYTKTALFLSDQNPLITKFAVYQSTENKIFLDRQNLDGSMIKQIDDLLYLCDLNNQTKTQIFSQAKREEIRDYPVSSLREIILNCFCHRDYSTDQDIRVEFYSNRIEVYSPGSFPFNLTLDEAKKGWSYKRNVSICNVLYKLKFIENYASGIRRVFDDYKGFKKQPEFFIEPSFVKVILYNRNFDFNFDQIENSLVKEPLINNDLQAITTNKKLKKEQRLEMILDLLSKQPNISYNDLTSFLNVTKSTIQRDISKLKDKGLIDNLGDTRTNEWVVNKSK; the protein is encoded by the coding sequence ATGGAAGATAAAAATATTGAATATAAATACGATATATCTACTAAAGATAATTCTTTTAAAAGAGAAATAGTGGCTTTTTTAAATACAAAAGGTGGAGAAATTCATCTTGGTGTTACTGATGATGGTCAAATTGATAAAGAACAAATATTAAAAAAAAGAAAAGAATGAGAGCAAACTATTTCTAATTGACTTGTAGATTCTTTTTCTCCTAGTGTTTTAGATTTTATAACTATATATCCAAACTCTTTTCCTTTTATAATTAAGATTTTAGAAGGTAATTCAAAACCATATTGTTATAAAACAAAAGATAATTTTGATTTTAATAATATTTATATAAGATTTTCATCAAGAACAGTTAAAGCAAGTGCTGAACAAATTAAAAAAATGCTTTTACAAGATATTACAACAAAATATGATGATTCACCAGCTTTATTTAAAGATCTGACTTTTAAATATGTTGAAGAAAAATTTGAAAAAGAAAATATTGTTTTTAATAAAAATGCATTATCACTAATTAATAGAGATGGTGTTTATACAAAAACTGCTTTATTTTTAAGTGACCAAAACCCATTAATAACTAAATTTGCAGTTTATCAATCAACAGAAAATAAAATATTTCTTGATAGACAAAATTTAGATGGTTCAATGATAAAACAAATTGATGATCTTTTATACTTATGTGATTTAAATAATCAAACAAAAACTCAAATCTTTTCTCAGGCTAAAAGAGAAGAAATTAGAGATTATCCTGTTTCTTCATTAAGAGAAATTATTTTAAATTGTTTTTGTCATAGAGATTATTCAACTGATCAAGATATTAGAGTTGAGTTTTATTCTAATAGAATAGAAGTTTATTCTCCTGGTTCTTTTCCTTTTAATTTAACTTTAGATGAAGCTAAAAAAGGATGATCTTATAAGAGAAATGTGTCTATTTGTAATGTTTTATATAAATTAAAATTTATTGAAAATTATGCTTCAGGAATTAGAAGAGTTTTTGACGATTATAAAGGTTTTAAAAAACAACCTGAGTTTTTTATAGAACCTAGTTTTGTAAAAGTAATTTTATATAATAGAAATTTTGACTTTAATTTTGATCAAATAGAAAATAGTTTAGTAAAAGAACCTTTAATTAATAACGATCTACAAGCTATAACTACTAATAAAAAACTAAAAAAAGAACAAAGATTAGAAATGATTTTAGATTTATTATCAAAACAACCTAATATTTCTTATAATGATTTAACATCATTTTTAAATGTAACAAAATCAACAATTCAAAGAGATATTTCTAAGTTAAAAGATAAAGGTTTAATAGATAATTTAGGTGATACTAGAACTAATGAATGAGTTGTAAATAAATCTAAATAA
- a CDS encoding PTS transporter subunit EIIC, translating to MDFKSKFSKDGFKAGLSAFRAALEQFGRAILVPVTVIPLLALIAAIGYTGQAIIAQVFPKGGPKVAPKELVLAIDAIKDLGLIAIANIDFLVAVGLAAGLAKSEKVSAALSGLMAYAAIHLATALILKIIYGDPSKTELIFEGVKKGVKDIFGLKERFGVLSFQYSAFGGMLAGLLGYTIHKYTYKLKFPEVLSFFGGPKFSPVAATLAGWLFGLLLGYVWVYISKGLYASGEGLRRLGAFSPFLYASAERALLPFGIHHVLNFFVYYTPVGAKWINASGKAVEGAINVALAKLAANEPISARLDTWVINGTYVTKVFSLSGATLAMFFVIPKANRKVYGSAIISAGAVSTLSGVTEPIEFTFLFVAPILYVIHIFLTGFQNMIMYLLNFGSVTTRGSGIITWLIVNPANFRLIENVWGTWVVGPVMAGIYFAIFYFMIKKFDYKTPGRQEGGLTHFVTKKEFKELQKEKKELEKLESETNQKESKSEINDEFINNIIVGCGGKDNIKIMANCVTRLRVTMYDVKKFDKSIVDKTKPYGYKEIGNQVQIIYGPKVTNIATLVREKLGVES from the coding sequence ATGGATTTTAAATCTAAATTTTCAAAAGACGGTTTTAAAGCTGGATTATCAGCATTTAGAGCTGCTCTTGAACAATTTGGTCGCGCTATTTTAGTTCCCGTTACTGTGATTCCTTTACTAGCTTTGATCGCTGCTATTGGATATACTGGTCAAGCAATTATAGCTCAAGTTTTTCCTAAAGGTGGACCTAAGGTTGCACCAAAAGAACTAGTACTAGCTATTGATGCTATTAAAGATCTAGGATTGATTGCGATTGCAAATATTGACTTTTTAGTTGCAGTTGGACTGGCTGCTGGATTAGCAAAATCTGAAAAAGTTTCAGCTGCATTGTCAGGATTAATGGCTTATGCTGCTATACACTTAGCAACAGCATTAATTCTAAAAATTATTTATGGTGATCCATCAAAAACTGAACTAATATTTGAAGGTGTTAAAAAAGGTGTTAAAGACATCTTTGGTTTAAAAGAACGTTTTGGAGTTTTATCGTTCCAATATAGCGCATTTGGTGGAATGTTAGCAGGATTATTAGGTTATACAATTCATAAATATACTTACAAATTAAAATTCCCTGAAGTGCTTTCATTTTTTGGAGGACCTAAATTCTCACCAGTTGCAGCAACTTTAGCTGGTTGATTATTTGGTTTACTTTTAGGTTATGTTTGAGTTTATATCAGCAAAGGTTTATATGCTAGTGGAGAAGGTCTAAGAAGATTAGGTGCATTTTCTCCATTCTTATATGCTTCAGCTGAACGTGCATTACTTCCATTTGGAATTCACCATGTTTTAAACTTCTTTGTATACTACACTCCAGTTGGAGCTAAATGAATTAATGCAAGCGGAAAAGCTGTTGAAGGAGCAATTAATGTTGCTTTAGCTAAATTAGCAGCTAACGAACCAATTTCAGCAAGACTAGATACTTGAGTTATTAATGGTACTTATGTAACTAAAGTCTTTAGTTTATCTGGAGCTACTTTAGCTATGTTTTTTGTAATACCAAAAGCTAATAGAAAAGTTTATGGATCAGCAATTATTTCAGCTGGTGCAGTTTCTACGTTATCTGGTGTTACTGAACCTATTGAATTTACTTTCTTATTTGTTGCTCCTATTTTATATGTAATTCATATTTTCTTAACAGGATTCCAAAACATGATAATGTATCTATTAAACTTTGGATCTGTAACAACTAGAGGTAGTGGAATTATTACTTGATTAATTGTTAACCCAGCTAACTTTAGATTAATTGAAAATGTTTGAGGAACTTGAGTTGTTGGACCAGTTATGGCAGGAATTTATTTTGCTATATTCTACTTCATGATTAAAAAATTTGATTACAAAACACCAGGTCGTCAAGAAGGTGGATTAACTCACTTTGTAACTAAAAAAGAATTTAAAGAATTACAAAAAGAAAAAAAAGAACTAGAAAAACTAGAATCAGAAACAAATCAAAAAGAATCTAAATCTGAAATTAATGATGAGTTTATTAATAATATTATCGTTGGATGTGGTGGAAAAGATAATATTAAAATCATGGCAAACTGTGTAACTAGATTAAGAGTTACAATGTATGATGTTAAAAAATTTGATAAATCAATTGTTGATAAAACTAAACCTTATGGATATAAAGAAATTGGAAATCAAGTTCAAATTATTTATGGTCCAAAAGTAACTAATATTGCTACTTTAGTTAGAGAAAAACTAGGAGTTGAGTCTTAA
- a CDS encoding lipoprotein, which yields MKKLLTVFGSITLLATTSAIVVSCEKIQQNNNNKTDSTMTVATKMDKDKKIDQPNSPKGMKNTHTMTGVMPKNALMTKTNYEDPLIFSELYDIDGHFSEYERKKHLSATSDMVLKNSRGVDLKEKGLIPKDTDYERLSDTEDLILENSNAIRTRR from the coding sequence ATGAAAAAGTTATTAACTGTATTTGGTTCAATCACTTTACTTGCTACAACTAGTGCTATAGTAGTATCTTGTGAAAAAATTCAACAAAATAATAATAATAAAACAGATTCAACAATGACTGTGGCTACAAAAATGGATAAAGATAAAAAGATAGACCAGCCAAATAGTCCTAAAGGTATGAAAAACACACACACAATGACTGGTGTTATGCCAAAAAACGCTTTAATGACCAAAACTAATTATGAAGATCCGCTAATCTTTTCAGAACTTTATGATATAGATGGTCATTTTAGTGAATACGAAAGAAAGAAACATTTAAGTGCCACATCAGATATGGTGTTAAAAAATTCTAGAGGTGTTGATTTAAAAGAAAAAGGTTTAATTCCTAAAGATACCGATTATGAAAGATTAAGTGATACAGAAGATTTAATTTTAGAAAATAGCAACGCTATAAGAACAAGAAGATAA